One window from the genome of Bacillus tianshenii encodes:
- a CDS encoding (Fe-S)-binding protein: protein MNKTQQREIQQAFQERMDYDELLNCMRCGFCLPSCPTYTQTNRDEAASPRGRIALMKAVVDGVIEPDEDFEQQLNFCLGCRACEPVCPSGVNYGHLLEEARDILNEKKKHSMPVKAVRHFVFEGLFPNQSRMRSLNGLLWMYQKSGVQKAVQKSGVLKVLPENLRTMERVLPEIPSPKEMRNRPRHLQPEKTKAKRVAFFSGCLMDTMFMKTNDATLKLLQKAGCEIVIPENQNCCGALHGHSGEKAKGKELAKQNIVAFENLDVDYIILNAGGCGAFLVDYGHLLKDEPEWAERAKAFSEKVKDITEILVELDFHKNYTLKLPKQIITYQDSCHLRNVMKTASAPRTLLQSIEGATYVEMESADHCCGSAGIYNIVQEEMSMQILDYKMEKVRDVDPKVIVTANPGCLLQMKLGVEREGLKDEMSAVHIVDLLLEAVQHS from the coding sequence ATGAATAAGACACAACAACGAGAGATACAGCAGGCGTTTCAGGAGCGCATGGATTATGATGAGCTGTTAAACTGTATGCGCTGTGGATTTTGTTTGCCGTCATGTCCGACTTATACGCAAACAAACCGTGATGAAGCGGCTTCTCCGCGCGGTCGGATTGCGCTGATGAAAGCAGTCGTTGATGGGGTTATTGAGCCTGATGAGGATTTTGAACAGCAGCTTAATTTCTGTCTCGGCTGCCGTGCGTGTGAGCCTGTCTGTCCGTCAGGTGTGAACTACGGTCATCTGCTTGAAGAAGCTCGCGATATTTTAAATGAAAAGAAAAAGCATTCGATGCCAGTGAAAGCAGTACGTCACTTCGTATTTGAAGGCTTATTTCCGAACCAAAGCCGAATGCGTTCCTTGAATGGCTTGCTTTGGATGTATCAAAAGAGTGGCGTACAGAAGGCTGTGCAAAAATCAGGCGTCCTAAAGGTACTGCCAGAAAACTTACGCACGATGGAGCGCGTCTTACCAGAAATTCCATCACCGAAAGAAATGCGCAACCGTCCGAGACACCTTCAGCCTGAAAAAACAAAAGCAAAGCGTGTTGCCTTCTTCTCAGGTTGTTTGATGGATACGATGTTCATGAAAACAAATGATGCAACGTTAAAGCTCTTGCAAAAAGCAGGCTGTGAAATCGTCATTCCAGAAAATCAAAACTGCTGCGGTGCACTTCACGGACATAGTGGCGAGAAGGCGAAAGGAAAAGAGCTTGCGAAGCAAAACATCGTCGCATTTGAAAACTTAGATGTCGATTACATTATTTTAAATGCAGGCGGATGTGGCGCGTTCCTCGTTGATTACGGTCATTTACTTAAGGATGAACCAGAATGGGCTGAGCGAGCGAAAGCATTCTCTGAGAAAGTAAAGGATATTACCGAAATACTAGTCGAGCTAGACTTTCATAAAAACTATACGTTGAAGCTTCCGAAGCAAATCATTACGTATCAAGATTCCTGTCATTTGCGCAATGTGATGAAGACGGCTTCAGCACCGCGTACGTTGCTTCAATCAATTGAAGGCGCAACATATGTAGAGATGGAAAGCGCGGATCATTGCTGTGGTTCTGCAGGGATCTATAACATCGTACAGGAAGAAATGTCGATGCAGATTCTTGATTATAAGATGGAAAAAGTCCGCGATGTTGATCCGAAGGTCATTGTGACAGCAAATCCAGGCTGTCTGCTACAAATGAAGCTCGGTGTCGAACGCGAAGGCTTGAAAGACGAAATGAGCGCCGTTCATATTGTTGATTTGCTTCTTGAAGCGGTCCAACATTCATAA
- a CDS encoding class I SAM-dependent methyltransferase yields the protein MTTNKYIDMLAFFGVHGAHPGGMALTQQLLDEIELTPTSDVLDAGCGIGETARFLAENFDCHIHALDHHPGMIEKAKQMHSDVNPSIYFCEGNVEDLPFKPNSFDLILSESTAAFTNQPVTAQEFYRVLKPGGSLLAIEMTALHPEPTLELRYQEFYGITKLLTAKQWIDLWRQTGFSDVQASRVPVLPSTYTAFTPDQHIPDQYMDLLQQHQELQLAHSEKISGYIYRAKKSVHA from the coding sequence ATGACGACAAATAAATATATTGATATGCTTGCTTTTTTCGGCGTACATGGCGCTCATCCCGGAGGAATGGCACTTACGCAGCAACTTCTTGACGAGATAGAGCTTACCCCCACGTCAGACGTCTTAGATGCAGGTTGTGGAATAGGCGAAACAGCTCGTTTTCTTGCAGAAAACTTCGACTGTCATATTCATGCCCTTGACCATCATCCTGGTATGATCGAAAAAGCAAAGCAAATGCATTCAGATGTAAACCCATCTATTTATTTTTGTGAAGGTAATGTTGAAGACCTTCCATTTAAACCCAACTCATTTGATCTTATCTTATCAGAAAGTACAGCAGCTTTCACAAACCAACCGGTCACAGCGCAAGAATTTTACCGCGTACTTAAGCCTGGTGGTTCACTACTGGCAATTGAAATGACAGCGCTCCATCCAGAACCAACACTTGAACTGCGCTATCAAGAGTTTTACGGAATCACGAAGCTATTAACAGCAAAGCAATGGATCGATCTGTGGAGACAAACAGGCTTTTCAGATGTGCAAGCCTCACGCGTGCCTGTCCTGCCTTCAACGTATACAGCTTTCACTCCTGATCAACACATCCCTGACCAATACATGGACTTATTACAACAGCATCAGGAGCTACAACTTGCCCATTCCGAGAAGATAAGCGGCTATATTTACCGGGCGAAAAAATCAGTCCATGCATGA
- a CDS encoding globin-coupled sensor protein, which translates to MLNKFRPRASAVSLAQRGTDLQINGRFQETVNYNHFTSEDFDNLQEISRLLTNSIDEMVEIFDYYLKELKVDAEQSISPAEVKAYITHFCEQERDRDYVIQAVGFFNELRKKRYNLGKLIVAFNQFNFYLMTNLLSKKGMKPNRCMALMESLQRAVNIDQQLLLEVYSERLIEQVTEGIAGLMDKNAKIMFVKDLIQNLDRQNVEIQSVTAASEEMTASVTEVAKSASSVSEKTQQSVEKAVEGRKVIGYALDEIIHSGETFDEIVDKFSQLQTYVRTIEEVVRLINDIADQTNLLALNASIEAARAGEHGKGFAVVAEEVRKLAENTVDSLKKVNDNVTNLKTFSEDVSDSIHSTSGVIKKATKDAADSLPLLTEFIEIIEEISDDTSHTAAVTQEQAAAIDEISRRMSEVASLSDQVRTLGRNTGETVHELGVSIDQFRLDVIQRNNIQLSTSTLLHLSKTDHILWKWRIYNMFLGLEDIRPEDVSSSKECRLGKWYYSQDTKRRFENLESFHHIEKPHDRVHQAALQAAKSYREGDIEEAHAQLAEIEAASEEVLQGINELLDDIDDERRREGRL; encoded by the coding sequence TTGTTGAACAAGTTTCGTCCACGCGCGTCAGCTGTAAGCCTTGCACAAAGAGGGACAGACCTTCAGATTAATGGACGTTTCCAGGAAACAGTCAATTATAATCATTTTACGAGTGAGGATTTTGATAACTTGCAAGAAATAAGCAGGTTGTTGACGAATTCGATTGATGAAATGGTTGAAATCTTTGATTATTATTTGAAAGAACTCAAGGTTGACGCTGAGCAGTCAATTTCACCAGCTGAGGTTAAAGCATATATTACCCATTTTTGTGAGCAGGAGCGGGATCGAGATTATGTGATTCAAGCGGTCGGTTTCTTTAATGAACTGCGCAAGAAGCGCTATAATTTAGGGAAGCTGATTGTCGCGTTTAACCAATTTAACTTTTATTTAATGACCAATTTGCTTTCGAAAAAAGGCATGAAGCCAAATCGATGTATGGCGTTAATGGAGAGCTTACAGCGTGCAGTCAATATTGATCAGCAGCTGTTGCTTGAAGTGTATTCCGAGCGTCTTATTGAGCAAGTAACAGAAGGCATTGCTGGGTTAATGGATAAGAATGCAAAAATTATGTTTGTAAAAGACTTAATCCAGAACTTAGACCGGCAAAATGTTGAAATCCAATCTGTCACAGCTGCTTCAGAAGAAATGACCGCTTCTGTAACAGAAGTAGCGAAATCTGCTTCCTCTGTCTCTGAAAAAACGCAGCAGTCGGTTGAAAAAGCAGTGGAAGGTCGTAAGGTAATCGGCTATGCGCTTGATGAAATCATTCATTCTGGGGAAACGTTTGATGAAATTGTAGATAAGTTCTCTCAGCTTCAGACCTATGTACGCACAATTGAAGAGGTTGTCCGCTTGATTAATGATATTGCAGACCAAACGAATCTCCTTGCATTGAACGCTTCAATCGAAGCAGCGCGGGCAGGCGAACATGGCAAAGGCTTTGCCGTAGTAGCAGAGGAAGTGCGCAAGCTTGCAGAAAATACAGTGGACTCATTGAAGAAAGTGAATGACAATGTAACCAACTTAAAAACATTCTCTGAAGATGTTTCTGATTCGATTCATTCAACGAGTGGTGTCATTAAGAAGGCAACAAAGGATGCGGCTGACTCATTGCCATTGCTGACAGAATTTATTGAAATTATTGAAGAGATTAGTGATGATACAAGCCACACTGCAGCGGTTACACAAGAACAAGCGGCCGCAATTGATGAGATTTCAAGAAGGATGTCTGAAGTGGCTAGTCTTTCAGACCAAGTTCGTACACTTGGGCGAAATACTGGTGAAACAGTACATGAGCTTGGCGTGTCGATCGATCAGTTCCGCTTAGATGTTATTCAGCGTAACAATATTCAATTGTCAACATCGACACTGCTTCACTTGTCAAAGACCGACCATATTCTTTGGAAATGGCGCATTTATAATATGTTCCTAGGGCTTGAGGACATTCGCCCTGAAGATGTGTCCTCATCAAAGGAATGCAGGCTCGGAAAGTGGTATTATTCACAAGATACAAAGCGACGGTTCGAGAACTTGGAAAGCTTCCATCATATTGAAAAGCCGCATGACCGCGTTCACCAGGCTGCCCTGCAAGCAGCGAAGAGCTATCGTGAAGGAGACATTGAAGAAGCACATGCTCAGCTTGCTGAAATTGAAGCCGCATCAGAAGAAGTTTTACAAGGAATTAATGAACTCCTGGATGATATTGATGATGAAAGAAGAAGAGAAGGACGTCTATAA
- a CDS encoding methyl-accepting chemotaxis protein, whose amino-acid sequence MTLKTKLISAVVSISVIIILACSLFSYFSITNMSNNVDDTTANLSENVKRDVSGFAGHYAGTLIHLEGKRMLAELDHQLNTAKYDLNILKEMNIVRSGNAASIQTAFAPFVNNEDTIRSLFVATNNDTYTSYPSNVANKPAQQQKWYTETMRLKNGQFYLSDVYGTPQEQYVMISTPLYNGDTVSGMVGAEITLKPIQTALAEMKVGESGYMIVTDQNGTIIAHPDEDWIQKSATELPFYQSTTDQGKILLDIKQVSYLPLTQEQSGWTVLPVIPMGEIHAFTAKISQNMSKQIADAKQANAEMLKNMVSVQGIVMIILIGLSVLVSWLMARYFIRPINALSKFMERVSNGDLTEKMNVKSKDEIGKLLLSVNKMVDSLREIANKINVLATDVSKDSLTLQEQSDVSGNVSRVITDAMEEVASGAELLSSDLVHMSEYVNGSVSSIDNMNQNLAKIAKHSRETKGASEQGKQAMENMSGNMQTIVSQSNESTRLMQSLDNRLQQISEITKMIQDISEQTNLLSLNASIEAAQAGEHGRGFAVVAQEVKNLAQQSSASVDRVSSLITEIQRDSKQNLEYIEQNRQSIEEGERIVQQSEQSFEQISHFIEYLTRDIEALSEESEKLTEGSREILESIERITGISQTTTAGVQEVNGTTHEQDTSIKKVKEIASNLRQLTEQLHESTKQFKL is encoded by the coding sequence ATGACACTGAAAACAAAATTAATAAGCGCCGTTGTATCCATTTCAGTAATCATTATTCTTGCATGCTCGCTTTTTTCATACTTCTCAATCACCAATATGTCGAATAACGTTGACGACACAACTGCCAATCTCTCAGAAAATGTAAAACGTGATGTCAGTGGTTTTGCTGGTCACTACGCAGGGACACTTATTCACCTAGAAGGAAAGCGAATGCTTGCAGAACTTGATCATCAGCTTAATACCGCTAAGTATGATCTGAATATTTTAAAAGAAATGAATATCGTAAGAAGCGGTAATGCAGCTAGCATTCAGACGGCTTTTGCACCTTTTGTTAACAATGAGGACACGATCCGTTCACTCTTTGTTGCTACGAATAACGATACATACACGTCCTATCCAAGCAATGTGGCCAATAAGCCAGCACAACAGCAGAAGTGGTATACAGAAACAATGCGTCTCAAGAATGGGCAATTTTACCTATCTGATGTATACGGAACACCTCAGGAGCAATATGTGATGATTAGTACGCCTCTTTATAACGGTGATACAGTCAGTGGCATGGTTGGTGCTGAGATTACATTGAAGCCAATCCAAACGGCTCTTGCGGAAATGAAAGTCGGAGAAAGTGGCTATATGATCGTTACAGATCAGAACGGCACAATTATTGCTCATCCCGATGAGGACTGGATTCAGAAGTCAGCTACTGAACTTCCTTTCTATCAAAGCACAACCGACCAAGGAAAAATTTTACTTGATATTAAGCAAGTCAGCTACTTGCCTCTAACACAGGAACAAAGCGGATGGACGGTTCTTCCGGTGATCCCAATGGGAGAAATTCACGCTTTCACTGCAAAGATTTCACAAAACATGAGCAAGCAAATTGCAGATGCCAAACAAGCAAATGCTGAAATGCTTAAAAATATGGTTTCGGTTCAAGGGATCGTCATGATTATTCTAATCGGACTTTCGGTTTTGGTCAGCTGGCTGATGGCTCGTTACTTCATCCGTCCGATTAACGCTCTATCCAAGTTCATGGAACGGGTCTCTAACGGCGATTTAACGGAAAAAATGAACGTAAAATCAAAAGATGAAATCGGAAAGCTGCTTCTCTCAGTGAACAAAATGGTTGATAGCCTACGAGAGATTGCAAATAAGATTAACGTTTTAGCAACAGATGTTTCCAAAGATTCATTAACACTTCAAGAGCAATCAGATGTATCCGGAAATGTGTCACGCGTAATTACAGATGCAATGGAAGAAGTAGCATCAGGCGCAGAATTACTAAGCTCAGACTTAGTGCACATGTCTGAATACGTCAATGGAAGCGTGTCATCTATTGACAATATGAATCAAAACTTAGCGAAGATCGCCAAGCACTCACGCGAAACGAAAGGCGCTTCTGAACAAGGAAAGCAAGCTATGGAAAATATGAGCGGAAACATGCAGACGATCGTCAGTCAAAGCAACGAATCCACTCGCTTAATGCAATCATTAGATAATCGTCTTCAGCAAATTAGCGAGATCACGAAAATGATTCAAGATATTTCCGAACAAACTAACCTGCTTTCACTGAACGCATCTATTGAAGCTGCACAAGCTGGCGAACACGGACGTGGCTTTGCAGTTGTTGCTCAAGAAGTGAAGAACCTTGCTCAGCAAAGCAGTGCTTCTGTTGACCGCGTTTCCTCTCTCATTACAGAGATTCAGCGCGATTCAAAGCAAAATCTAGAATACATTGAACAAAACCGCCAATCAATCGAAGAAGGCGAACGAATTGTTCAACAAAGTGAACAAAGCTTCGAACAAATCAGCCACTTTATCGAGTATTTAACAAGGGATATCGAAGCCCTTTCAGAAGAAAGTGAAAAGCTGACAGAAGGAAGCCGCGAAATCCTAGAATCAATCGAACGCATCACAGGTATCAGCCAAACAACAACAGCCGGCGTCCAAGAAGTCAACGGCACAACACACGAACAAGACACATCAATCAAAAAAGTCAAAGAAATCGCATCCAACCTACGCCAACTAACCGAACAACTACACGAATCAACAAAACAATTCAAGTTATAA
- a CDS encoding glucose 1-dehydrogenase: protein MRLAGKRAIVTGGASGIGEATVRKMVEEGAHVLIADLNDELGEALARELYSEQTNVAYQRVDVTSEADVKAMVEKAVAEFGGLDVIFNNAGIGQMAASTDLEESEWQNVISVNLSGVFLCAKHGIKAMLNSGGGSVINCASILGHNGQAATASYTAAKGGVLNMTKTLALEYATQGVRINSVSPGYIETPLLRDLEEEMKQQLIALHPIGRLGRAEEVANAVVFLASDEASFVTGTDILVDGGYSAR, encoded by the coding sequence ATGAGATTAGCAGGTAAGCGTGCAATTGTAACTGGTGGAGCAAGTGGAATTGGTGAAGCGACGGTGCGGAAGATGGTAGAGGAAGGGGCTCATGTGTTAATCGCTGATTTGAACGATGAATTAGGGGAAGCACTTGCGAGAGAATTGTATTCAGAGCAGACAAATGTGGCTTATCAACGTGTAGATGTTACAAGTGAGGCTGATGTGAAGGCAATGGTGGAAAAGGCTGTAGCTGAGTTTGGCGGGCTTGATGTGATTTTTAACAATGCAGGGATTGGTCAAATGGCAGCATCAACTGACCTTGAGGAATCCGAATGGCAAAACGTTATTTCTGTGAATCTATCAGGTGTATTTCTATGTGCAAAGCATGGGATTAAAGCGATGCTTAACTCAGGTGGGGGCAGTGTCATCAACTGTGCTTCAATACTTGGACATAACGGACAAGCGGCAACCGCTTCCTACACAGCTGCGAAGGGCGGCGTGTTGAATATGACAAAGACATTAGCGCTTGAATATGCGACACAAGGTGTTCGCATTAATTCTGTCTCGCCAGGATATATTGAAACCCCACTATTGAGAGATTTGGAAGAAGAGATGAAACAGCAGCTAATTGCTCTTCATCCGATTGGCCGTCTCGGTCGCGCAGAGGAAGTAGCCAATGCAGTCGTCTTCCTAGCAAGTGATGAAGCAAGCTTTGTTACAGGCACCGACATTCTTGTTGACGGCGGCTATTCTGCAAGATAA
- a CDS encoding sulfite exporter TauE/SafE family protein: MIDAVIILVAGVAAGFLNVVAGGGSLITMPMLIFLGLPSAMANGTNRIALMAQNIVAITSFRKSGYFDGKLGIMLAIPAVLGSIVGANAAIQLSDEVFNKILSVVMIIVLLLIIWKPTKHLSPQEEASRNRKIAMIVAFFFVGFYGGFIQAGVGFIIIAALTVLSNMTLVKINSLKVFVVAIYMLSSLIIFIINGEVHWGYGLTLAVGTSIGAWLGSRFAVSKGEKWIRIILIVVVIGMAVRLWLQA; this comes from the coding sequence ATGATCGATGCAGTTATTATTCTCGTAGCAGGCGTTGCGGCAGGCTTCTTAAATGTCGTAGCCGGCGGTGGTTCACTTATTACGATGCCGATGCTCATCTTTCTCGGCCTTCCTTCCGCGATGGCAAACGGCACAAACCGTATTGCTCTCATGGCTCAAAACATCGTCGCCATCACTTCATTTCGAAAGAGCGGCTACTTTGACGGAAAGCTTGGCATCATGCTTGCAATACCGGCTGTACTCGGTTCTATTGTCGGCGCTAATGCAGCCATTCAGCTTTCAGATGAAGTCTTTAACAAAATCCTTTCAGTCGTCATGATCATTGTCCTCTTGCTGATTATTTGGAAGCCGACAAAGCATTTATCACCACAAGAAGAAGCAAGCAGAAACCGCAAAATCGCTATGATTGTTGCCTTTTTCTTCGTAGGCTTTTACGGGGGTTTTATTCAAGCAGGCGTTGGCTTTATCATCATTGCAGCTTTAACCGTTCTTTCCAACATGACACTCGTGAAGATTAATAGCTTAAAAGTCTTCGTTGTTGCGATTTATATGCTTTCATCATTAATTATTTTTATTATAAACGGTGAGGTTCACTGGGGATATGGCCTAACGCTTGCCGTCGGGACAAGCATTGGAGCATGGCTCGGAAGCCGTTTCGCTGTCAGTAAAGGGGAAAAGTGGATTCGCATCATCCTAATCGTTGTCGTGATTGGCATGGCCGTACGTTTATGGCTCCAGGCGTAA
- a CDS encoding EAL domain-containing protein, which yields MKKEQKPQFTFHNGLYYAFVFTSIYVLVGGVGIFFLDWLISTIAENELHYQELTSFKGWIFLIFTACIMFYIALRFIYRDRVHIQELLQTKQELNLYGKVFEQMHEGLIITDERSRITHVNPSFEETTGYSKDEITGESPSVLNSGMHSREFYESMWTDLQRQGQWSGEIINMRKNGEVYPERLSITQICNEEEKVTNYIGVFTDISKQRKAEGKIEFLTHYDSLTRLPKLRLFMKHLNYLTESGEYEKNGFSLFIIDIGKLKQLNAAYGYKVGDELLQRAAARIQQRYRGYTIARVNSKEFALVLPGIIDPQAVTKEAEELLKHLESGFKHENNELFITANIGISTFPNDSKNADELYKYAMLAKTISKEKHRTIQYFGDEQQENVKRKTMLESHLHKALENNELLLYFQPQIDLKEEKICGLEVLMRWQHPELGLVSPVDFIPLAEETGLIIPFGEWVLETVCKRQQQWAADGHEPIKTAINLSPKQFQDPNLVKTTQRILEKYGVDRSLIEFEITESISMFQEEAVIETLIQLRSLGVEVSIDDFGTGHSNLSYLQKLPIDTLKIDRSFVWNIPDNKGNIALTNAIIAMAHELNLKVVAEGVETKEQMNFLQEQNCEYAQGFFFSRPLPEQEIIELLLSSKKDTICQA from the coding sequence GTGAAGAAAGAACAAAAGCCGCAGTTTACATTTCATAACGGGCTGTACTATGCCTTTGTATTTACATCGATTTATGTATTAGTCGGAGGAGTTGGTATTTTCTTTCTAGACTGGCTCATTTCGACTATTGCTGAGAATGAACTTCACTATCAAGAACTGACATCTTTTAAAGGTTGGATTTTCCTTATCTTCACAGCGTGTATTATGTTCTATATTGCCCTGCGCTTTATCTACCGCGACCGGGTTCATATCCAAGAGCTGCTTCAAACAAAACAAGAGCTCAACTTATATGGAAAAGTGTTTGAACAGATGCATGAAGGCTTAATTATTACAGATGAACGATCAAGAATTACCCATGTAAACCCTTCGTTTGAAGAAACGACCGGCTATAGTAAGGACGAAATTACTGGAGAGTCCCCAAGCGTTCTTAATTCTGGCATGCATTCACGGGAATTTTATGAAAGTATGTGGACAGACCTGCAACGACAAGGTCAATGGTCAGGCGAAATTATTAACATGAGGAAAAATGGTGAAGTCTATCCAGAGCGGCTTAGTATTACACAAATTTGCAACGAAGAAGAAAAGGTTACAAACTACATCGGTGTATTCACTGATATATCCAAACAACGAAAAGCAGAAGGCAAAATCGAATTCCTTACACACTATGATTCACTAACACGCTTGCCTAAGCTGCGGTTGTTTATGAAACACTTAAACTACTTAACTGAAAGCGGCGAATATGAGAAAAACGGCTTCAGCCTATTTATCATTGACATTGGGAAGCTCAAACAACTAAATGCTGCATACGGTTATAAAGTTGGGGACGAATTATTGCAAAGAGCAGCAGCACGCATTCAACAACGCTATCGCGGCTATACGATTGCCCGTGTTAATTCAAAAGAATTTGCATTAGTCCTCCCAGGGATTATCGACCCACAAGCCGTAACAAAGGAAGCAGAAGAACTATTAAAGCACCTTGAGTCAGGGTTCAAGCACGAAAACAATGAATTATTTATTACAGCAAATATAGGGATCAGTACCTTCCCGAACGACAGCAAAAATGCGGATGAATTGTACAAGTATGCGATGCTTGCAAAAACCATTTCAAAGGAAAAGCATCGGACAATTCAATACTTTGGCGATGAACAGCAAGAAAATGTAAAGCGAAAAACAATGCTTGAATCGCACCTTCATAAGGCGTTAGAGAACAATGAACTACTCTTATACTTCCAGCCTCAAATTGATCTAAAAGAAGAAAAAATTTGCGGACTTGAAGTACTAATGCGTTGGCAGCATCCAGAGCTTGGTCTCGTTTCACCTGTTGACTTTATTCCGCTAGCAGAGGAAACCGGCCTTATTATCCCATTTGGTGAATGGGTACTCGAAACAGTCTGCAAGCGCCAGCAGCAATGGGCAGCTGACGGACATGAACCAATCAAAACAGCGATTAACCTTTCACCGAAACAGTTCCAGGATCCGAACCTTGTCAAAACCACTCAACGGATATTGGAGAAATATGGCGTTGATCGTTCATTAATTGAATTTGAAATTACCGAAAGCATCAGCATGTTTCAAGAAGAAGCCGTTATCGAAACACTCATACAACTTCGAAGCCTTGGTGTCGAAGTTTCAATCGACGATTTCGGTACAGGCCACTCGAACTTAAGTTATCTACAGAAGCTGCCGATTGATACATTAAAGATCGACCGCTCCTTCGTCTGGAATATCCCAGATAATAAAGGAAACATCGCTTTAACGAATGCGATTATTGCGATGGCACATGAATTGAACTTGAAAGTTGTGGCAGAAGGGGTCGAAACGAAAGAACAGATGAATTTCTTACAAGAGCAAAACTGTGAATACGCGCAAGGCTTCTTTTTCAGCCGCCCTCTTCCTGAACAAGAAATCATCGAATTATTGCTTTCAAGCAAAAAAGACACGATTTGCCAAGCATGA
- a CDS encoding PilZ domain-containing protein produces the protein MDYIKLVKDNKLYTGALYLFEGELMKIIVKNPQEYKAGDKITCLYTGVRFESKVLKVKDNHLFILVPQFYEQFPNEKRKHPRLKVDFPAHLHVSQEAESNGEKTDARVLDISRKGLGIATTHPIRKERMYLLYIEENVLKLCAEIVIRNESTSDSMYRYGCEIHDINEENEFVLRKFILSEQLATNMAKEID, from the coding sequence ATGGATTACATAAAGCTCGTGAAAGATAATAAGCTTTATACGGGTGCGCTCTATTTATTTGAAGGCGAACTTATGAAAATTATCGTCAAAAACCCACAGGAATATAAGGCCGGCGATAAAATTACTTGTCTCTATACAGGGGTAAGATTTGAGTCAAAGGTGCTGAAAGTGAAAGATAATCATCTATTTATCCTTGTGCCTCAATTCTACGAACAATTTCCAAACGAGAAAAGAAAACATCCGCGCCTTAAAGTCGATTTCCCAGCACATTTACACGTTTCGCAAGAGGCTGAATCTAACGGTGAGAAAACAGATGCAAGAGTACTAGATATAAGCCGAAAAGGTCTTGGGATTGCCACGACTCATCCAATTCGAAAAGAAAGAATGTATTTGCTTTATATTGAAGAAAATGTGTTGAAATTGTGTGCAGAAATTGTTATTCGCAATGAAAGCACGTCAGATAGTATGTATCGCTACGGTTGTGAGATTCATGATATAAACGAAGAGAATGAATTTGTATTGCGGAAATTTATTCTTTCCGAGCAATTAGCGACGAATATGGCGAAAGAAATAGATTAA